The Paracoccus sediminicola genome has a segment encoding these proteins:
- the maiA gene encoding maleylacetoacetate isomerase, which produces MKFYGYFRSSAAYRCRIAFNLKGVQPEFVPVNLREGAQADEGFRRMNPQGLVPVLDTGAAKIAQSLAIIEWLDETHDGTALLPADPVARAHMRAFAQIIACDIHPLQNLRVLKYIKAHHGQEQQGVDGWCQHWIGEGLKACEAIASAQDHGGNFVFGEQPGLADIFLVPQMFSADRFGLDSAAFPRLNRIRAVCEALPEFAEAHPSRQPDAI; this is translated from the coding sequence ATGAAGTTCTACGGCTATTTCCGCTCATCCGCAGCCTATCGCTGCCGGATCGCGTTCAATCTGAAAGGGGTGCAGCCCGAATTCGTCCCCGTCAATCTGCGCGAGGGCGCGCAAGCGGATGAAGGCTTTCGCCGGATGAACCCGCAAGGGCTGGTGCCGGTGCTCGACACCGGCGCGGCCAAGATCGCGCAGTCGCTGGCCATCATCGAGTGGTTGGACGAAACCCATGACGGCACCGCGCTGCTGCCTGCGGATCCGGTGGCGCGGGCCCATATGCGCGCCTTCGCCCAGATCATCGCTTGTGACATCCATCCGCTGCAAAATCTGCGTGTGCTGAAATACATCAAGGCGCATCACGGGCAGGAACAGCAGGGCGTCGATGGCTGGTGTCAACACTGGATCGGAGAGGGGCTGAAAGCTTGTGAGGCGATCGCGTCCGCGCAGGATCATGGCGGAAATTTCGTCTTTGGCGAGCAGCCCGGTCTGGCCGATATATTTCTGGTGCCGCAGATGTTCTCGGCCGACCGGTTCGGGCTGGACAGTGCCGCTTTCCCCCGGCTGAACCGGATACGCGCCGTTTGCGAGGCGCTGCCGGAATTTGCCGAGGCGCATCCGTCACGTCAGCCGGACGCGATCTGA
- the pobA gene encoding 4-hydroxybenzoate 3-monooxygenase translates to MRTQVVIIGGGPSGLLLGQLLHRQGIEAVILERKTRDYVLGRIRAGVLETGLVRLLEEAGVADRLHREGFVHDGTEIACDGEMFHIDFRKLTGTPVIVYGQTEVTRDLYDARDAAGALTEFEVDHVVIHDADGDAPYVTFDQHDESRRIDCEFIAGCDGFHGVSRQSIPLEVRREYEKTYPFGWLGVLSETPPVHHELIYANSERGFALCSMRNAQLSRYYIQCALSDHPEDWTDKAFWQELRRRIPEETAERLETGPTIEKSIAPLRSFVTEPMRWGRLFLCGDAAHIVPPTGAKGLNTAASDVHYLYQALVQYYQDKDGEGIDRYSERALLRVWKAERFSWWFSGLLHRYPDQSRFDLKMQRAELAFLRDNEAQQRAFAENYVGLPY, encoded by the coding sequence ATGCGCACACAGGTCGTCATCATCGGTGGCGGACCGTCGGGATTGCTGCTCGGTCAGCTTTTGCATCGGCAGGGCATCGAGGCGGTGATCCTGGAACGGAAGACCCGCGACTATGTTCTGGGCCGTATCCGTGCCGGGGTGCTGGAAACCGGGCTGGTCCGGCTGCTGGAAGAGGCCGGGGTGGCCGACCGTCTGCATCGCGAGGGCTTTGTCCATGACGGAACCGAGATCGCCTGTGACGGCGAGATGTTTCATATCGATTTCAGAAAGCTGACCGGCACTCCGGTGATCGTCTACGGCCAGACAGAGGTCACCCGCGATCTCTATGACGCGCGCGACGCGGCAGGGGCGCTGACCGAGTTCGAGGTGGATCACGTCGTGATCCATGACGCCGACGGCGACGCGCCTTATGTGACTTTCGACCAGCACGACGAAAGCAGGCGCATCGACTGTGAATTCATCGCCGGCTGCGACGGGTTTCACGGCGTCAGCCGCCAGTCGATTCCGCTGGAAGTTCGCCGCGAATATGAGAAGACTTACCCTTTCGGCTGGCTGGGCGTTCTGTCCGAGACGCCGCCCGTCCATCACGAGCTGATCTATGCCAATTCCGAGCGAGGCTTTGCGCTGTGCTCGATGCGGAATGCGCAGCTTTCCCGCTATTATATTCAGTGCGCGCTGTCGGATCACCCCGAAGACTGGACCGACAAGGCCTTCTGGCAGGAACTCAGGCGCCGGATCCCGGAAGAGACGGCCGAGCGGCTGGAAACCGGTCCGACCATAGAAAAATCCATTGCTCCGCTGCGCAGCTTCGTGACCGAACCGATGCGGTGGGGGCGGCTGTTCCTGTGCGGCGACGCAGCGCATATCGTGCCGCCCACCGGCGCGAAGGGGCTGAACACGGCGGCGAGCGATGTGCATTATCTTTATCAAGCTCTCGTCCAGTATTATCAGGATAAGGATGGCGAAGGCATCGACCGCTATTCCGAGCGCGCGCTACTGCGGGTCTGGAAGGCTGAGAGGTTCAGCTGGTGGTTCAGCGGGCTGCTGCACCGCTATCCCGATCAGAGCCGTTTCGATCTGAAGATGCAGCGGGCCGAGCTCGCCTTTCTGCGCGATAACGAGGCGCAACAGCGTGCATTCGCCGAAAACTACGTGGGGCTGCCATATTGA